A genomic region of Miscanthus floridulus cultivar M001 chromosome 3, ASM1932011v1, whole genome shotgun sequence contains the following coding sequences:
- the LOC136546124 gene encoding protein STRICTOSIDINE SYNTHASE-LIKE 10-like translates to MAAAAAATRSLHSFLALLLLLPLVLPAAAAAASSSYGTKSIDPGLIVMTLPEPVSGPESLAFDGRGGGPYSGVSDGRILRWQGRLRGWTEFAYNSKHRSVAVCAPDKKLVVPESLCGRPLGLQFHRQSSDLYIADAYLGLLRVAARGGLAEVVATEAGGELFNFLNGLDVDQRSGDVYFTDSSTTYSRSDYLLVVALGDETGRLLRYDRRTRRVAVLQAGLSYPNGVAVSADGTHVVVAHTALGELRRYWVRGAWAGTSETFAELPGYPDNVRADGHGGYWVALSRDFAVGEAATAPTVAVRVSREGNVTEALDGFSFVSVSEVAERGGALWVGSVNTPYAGELKRRTS, encoded by the exons ATGGCAGCTGCTGCGGCTGCCACTCGTTCACTGCATTCCTTCCTTGCGCTTCTTCTCCTGTTGCCTCTCGTGTtgcctgcggctgcggctgcagcGTCGTCATCGTACGGAACCAAGTCCATAGATCCTGGACTCATCGTGATGACGCTGCCGGAGCCGGTGTCCGGGCCGGAGAGTCTCGCCTTCGACGGGCGCGGCGGCGGGCCATACTCCGGCGTCTCCGACGGCCGCATCCTCCGGTGGCAAGGTCGCCTCCGGGGATGGACCGAGTTCGCCTACAACTCCAAGCACAG GAGCGTGGCGGTGTGCGCGCCGGACAAGAAGCTGGTAGTGCCGGAGAGCCTGTGCGGGCGCCCGCTGGGCCTGCAGTTCCACCGGCAGTCCAGCGACCTTTACATCGCCGACGCCTACCTGGGGCTGCTCAGGGTTGCCGCGCGCGGCGGCCTCGCGGAGGTCGTGGCGACGGAGGCCGGCGGCGAGCTTTTCAACTTCCTCAACGGGCTCGACGTTGACCAGCGGTCCGGCGACGTCTACTTTACTGACAGCAGCACCACGTACAGCAGGAG CGACTACCTGCTGGTGGTGGCCCTGGGCGACGAGACGGGCCGCCTGCTGCGCTACGACCGCCGGACCCGCCGCGTCGCCGTGCTCCAGGCGGGCCTCTCCTACCCGAACGGCGTGGCGGTGAGCGCCGACGGCACGCACGTGGTGGTGGCACACACGGCGCTGGGCGAGCTGCGGAGGTACTGGGTCCGTGGCGCCTGGGCGGGCACGTCCGAGACCTTCGCGGAGCTGCCAGGGTACCCGGACAATGTGCGCGCCGACGGCCACGGCGGCTACTGGGTGGCGCTGAGCAGGGACTTCGCAGTCGGCGAAGCGGCCACGGCGCCCACGGTCGCCGTCAGGGTCTCCCGCGAGGGCAACGTGACGGAGGCGCTGGACGGGTTCAGCTTCGTGTCCGTGAGCGAGGTGGCCGAGCGGGGTGGCGCGCTCTGGGTCGGGTCCGTCAACACGCCGTACGCCGGCGAGCTGAAACGGCGCACCAGCTAG